One part of the Mycolicibacterium aromaticivorans JS19b1 = JCM 16368 genome encodes these proteins:
- a CDS encoding response regulator transcription factor produces the protein MSGGTARAMAVGTARILLVEDAETIRVAVESALIAAGHRVLGRPDGSSLERDLASFRPDVVILDVMLPGRDGFFLLNVVRSRSKAGLVIMTARDGVDDRLRGLTSGADDYVVKPFVLAELVARVNALLRRLGKLPTVITVADLVIDPQAVVARRGDTDIALTATEFRLLHYFAENRGTVLSKTQILTAIWGFDAYDPNLVEVNISAVRRKLDAHGPRLLYTVRGIGYVLRDGPP, from the coding sequence ATGAGCGGCGGAACCGCTCGCGCGATGGCGGTCGGCACCGCGCGAATCCTGCTCGTGGAAGACGCCGAGACGATTCGTGTTGCCGTGGAATCGGCGCTGATCGCTGCTGGGCATCGGGTTCTGGGCCGACCCGACGGCAGCAGTCTCGAACGCGACCTCGCAAGCTTTCGGCCGGACGTGGTGATACTCGACGTGATGCTGCCCGGTCGCGATGGATTCTTCCTGCTGAATGTCGTGCGCTCGCGTTCCAAGGCCGGCTTGGTCATCATGACCGCTCGTGACGGAGTCGACGACAGATTGCGCGGGTTGACCTCCGGAGCCGACGACTACGTGGTGAAGCCCTTCGTACTTGCAGAGTTGGTCGCCAGAGTGAACGCACTGCTACGCCGCTTGGGGAAGCTCCCCACTGTGATCACAGTGGCCGACCTGGTCATCGATCCGCAGGCCGTCGTGGCGCGCCGCGGTGACACCGACATCGCGCTCACCGCGACCGAGTTTCGGCTGCTGCATTACTTCGCCGAAAATCGCGGAACAGTGCTGAGCAAGACCCAGATCCTCACCGCAATATGGGGATTCGATGCCTACGATCCGAATCTGGTCGAGGTGAACATCAGCGCCGTGCGGCGCAAGCTTGACGCTCACGGTCCTCGACTGCTGTATACCGTCCGCGGGATCGGATACGTCTTGCGGGACGGCCCACCGTGA
- a CDS encoding DUF1501 domain-containing protein has protein sequence MPELNRRKFLLASAGAGVGVLAGATALSWPELMRAADQRPLAIGSGIAVIVTLYGGNDGINTVIPHGDNAYHDARPELAYAPHEVLDIDGKLGLNPALTGLSAQWRDGHLAIVRGVGYPNPDHSHFRSMDIWQTASPAEPVNTGWVGRWLDATGDDPLRAVNIGAVLPPMAVGAKTTAAALSTTRTRSTTAQFGPLVHALGTPDAKDTPAMAAVCASYRAAQTADTAFHGVTAPAQKQTNSLAGQLEVISEAITSGAPTRLYMASLGGFDTHANERGTQQRLLQTFDAAVTPFLQKMAGDERGKGVVCVAYSEFGRRVHANASQGTDHGTAGPVFVAGVPVRGGFYGDEPSLTDLDNGDLKSTTDFRDVYYDVLAHTLGADPAPSVGPGRRGIGMLA, from the coding sequence ATGCCGGAGCTCAATCGACGCAAGTTTCTGCTCGCCAGTGCCGGCGCCGGTGTAGGTGTGCTTGCCGGCGCCACCGCCCTGAGCTGGCCTGAATTGATGCGTGCCGCCGACCAGCGCCCGCTCGCCATCGGCTCCGGGATCGCCGTCATCGTCACACTGTACGGCGGAAACGACGGCATCAACACCGTCATCCCGCACGGCGACAACGCATATCACGATGCGCGGCCTGAATTGGCCTACGCTCCACACGAAGTGCTCGACATCGACGGCAAGCTTGGGCTGAATCCCGCGCTCACTGGACTGTCGGCGCAGTGGCGGGACGGCCATCTGGCGATCGTGCGCGGCGTCGGCTATCCGAATCCCGACCACAGCCACTTCCGATCCATGGACATCTGGCAGACCGCCTCGCCCGCGGAACCGGTCAATACCGGGTGGGTGGGCCGTTGGCTCGATGCAACCGGTGACGACCCGCTGCGTGCGGTCAACATCGGAGCAGTGCTCCCGCCGATGGCGGTCGGGGCCAAGACCACCGCGGCCGCCTTGAGCACCACCCGAACACGCTCCACGACTGCACAATTCGGTCCGCTGGTGCACGCACTTGGCACACCGGATGCGAAGGATACCCCCGCGATGGCGGCGGTGTGTGCCTCATACCGGGCGGCGCAGACGGCGGACACCGCTTTCCACGGTGTGACCGCGCCGGCCCAGAAACAGACTAATTCGCTGGCAGGGCAGCTCGAGGTGATATCGGAGGCGATCACCTCGGGTGCACCCACCCGGTTGTACATGGCATCGTTGGGCGGCTTCGACACTCATGCCAACGAGCGGGGCACCCAGCAGCGTCTGTTGCAGACATTCGACGCTGCAGTGACACCGTTTCTGCAGAAGATGGCCGGTGATGAGCGCGGCAAGGGCGTGGTGTGCGTGGCGTATTCAGAATTCGGGCGACGAGTACACGCCAATGCCTCGCAAGGCACCGATCACGGCACCGCGGGCCCGGTCTTCGTGGCAGGCGTACCGGTGCGCGGAGGCTTCTACGGCGACGAACCCAGCTTGACCGATCTCGACAACGGCGACCTCAAATCCACGACCGACTTCCGTGATGTCTACTACGACGTCCTGGCGCACACGCTGGGGGCAGACCCCGCTCCATCGGTGGGGCCCGGCCGCAGAGGCATCGGGATGCTGGCCTGA
- a CDS encoding SRPBCC family protein: MATVDVSVPSDVAPQQAWKLASDLNRFGEWMTIFAGWRGSVPEQIGKGTEVSSLIKVKGFRNTIHWRVTKYDEPRTIELRGTGWPAVRICITMNVAEIDQRTCFHLIADISGGVLNGAVGRLVARVLESDVRKSVSNLAALA, from the coding sequence ATGGCAACTGTTGACGTATCCGTGCCCTCTGACGTGGCACCGCAGCAGGCCTGGAAGCTGGCCTCTGATCTGAACCGCTTCGGCGAGTGGATGACTATCTTCGCGGGTTGGCGCGGGTCGGTCCCGGAACAGATCGGTAAGGGTACCGAGGTCTCGTCACTGATCAAGGTCAAGGGGTTTCGCAACACCATTCACTGGCGGGTCACGAAATACGACGAGCCGCGCACGATCGAGCTGCGTGGCACCGGCTGGCCCGCCGTCCGGATCTGCATCACGATGAACGTGGCCGAGATCGATCAGCGCACCTGCTTCCACCTGATCGCCGACATCTCCGGCGGCGTCCTCAACGGGGCGGTCGGGCGTCTGGTGGCGCGCGTGCTGGAGTCTGACGTGCGCAAATCGGTATCGAATCTGGCCGCGCTGGCCTGA
- a CDS encoding enoyl-CoA hydratase/isomerase family protein: MSAVEFDELEDGIAQVTLNRPTLLNAIDGALMDGVDDALDRLSSWKYRVAILTGAGRGFCAGADLSGTGKPWTEPAAAEFKTTYDAQVRLADQLTRLYELPIPVVAAVNGVAVGGGLAYALHCDIRIASQTARFGSVFIKAGFSSLDMGTSYLLPKIVGAGAAREMMLTGRIIDADEAYRIGLAHAVVADDALTDAALAMARSIAANNAFGVWQTKTGLNAALDAPSLRHAKEIENRTQILTGFTNNPREAAMAHREKRAPNWDAL, encoded by the coding sequence ATGTCTGCGGTGGAATTCGACGAGCTCGAAGACGGAATTGCTCAGGTCACGCTGAACCGGCCGACTCTGCTCAACGCGATCGACGGTGCACTGATGGACGGGGTGGACGACGCCCTGGACCGGCTGAGTTCGTGGAAGTACCGGGTTGCCATCCTCACCGGGGCGGGCCGGGGATTCTGCGCGGGCGCCGACCTCAGCGGCACCGGCAAGCCGTGGACCGAGCCGGCCGCTGCCGAATTCAAGACGACCTACGACGCCCAAGTGCGGCTGGCCGACCAACTGACCCGGCTCTACGAACTGCCCATCCCCGTGGTCGCGGCGGTCAACGGGGTGGCCGTCGGTGGGGGACTGGCCTATGCGCTGCACTGCGACATCCGGATCGCGTCGCAGACCGCGCGCTTCGGTTCGGTGTTCATCAAGGCTGGATTTTCGTCGCTGGACATGGGCACCAGTTACCTGTTGCCGAAGATCGTCGGCGCGGGTGCGGCTCGGGAGATGATGCTCACCGGGCGGATCATCGACGCGGACGAGGCCTACCGGATCGGGCTGGCGCACGCGGTGGTCGCCGACGACGCACTGACCGACGCAGCCCTGGCGATGGCCCGCAGCATCGCTGCCAACAACGCGTTCGGCGTCTGGCAGACCAAGACCGGGTTGAATGCGGCCCTGGACGCGCCAAGTCTGCGGCACGCCAAGGAGATCGAGAACCGGACGCAAATCCTGACCGGGTTCACCAACAACCCGCGCGAGGCCGCAATGGCGCACCGCGAGAAGCGAGCCCCGAACTGGGATGCGCTCTAG
- a CDS encoding MFS transporter, translated as MTAWLTRNVRVLSAVSFLQDAASELLYPLLPIYLTAVLGAPPSVVGAIEGAAEGAASMTKLAVGPLGDRFAKRPLIATGYGMAALGKVIIAVAGAWPGVLAGRVVDRLGKGIRGAPRDALLVEGIDKPLRGRVFGFHRTMDTLGAVVGPLLGLAGYELLDHHIAPLLYIAIVPAVLSVLLVVLVREPRRTEPRVARPPIFAGLRELPRRYWRVTALLVGFGVVNFPDALLLLRLNEIGFGVVQVILAYVGYNLVYALGSFPAGVLADRLPRSAVFGFGLVFFAVGYIGLGLTTNSTAAWLLIASYGMFTACTDGVGKAWISSLVAGDRQASAQGVFQGATGFAVLAAGLWAGFLWGGDGRLPLLISGAVGACFATVLLVPLAVRRLR; from the coding sequence ATGACTGCGTGGCTGACCCGCAATGTGCGGGTGCTCTCGGCGGTGTCGTTTCTGCAGGACGCCGCGAGTGAACTGCTCTATCCGCTGCTTCCGATCTATCTGACTGCGGTGCTGGGTGCGCCGCCTTCGGTCGTGGGTGCCATCGAGGGGGCCGCGGAGGGTGCCGCCTCGATGACCAAGCTCGCGGTGGGCCCGCTCGGTGACCGGTTCGCCAAACGGCCTTTGATCGCAACGGGATACGGGATGGCCGCGCTCGGCAAGGTGATCATCGCCGTCGCCGGGGCCTGGCCCGGCGTGCTTGCCGGCCGTGTCGTCGACCGGCTCGGTAAAGGGATCCGAGGCGCGCCGCGCGATGCACTCCTGGTCGAAGGAATCGATAAACCATTGCGCGGCAGGGTATTCGGCTTCCACCGCACGATGGACACCCTGGGTGCGGTGGTCGGGCCGCTGCTCGGGCTGGCGGGCTACGAGCTACTCGATCACCACATCGCGCCGCTGCTGTACATCGCGATCGTGCCCGCGGTGCTGTCCGTGCTGTTGGTCGTGCTGGTCCGCGAACCCCGGCGCACCGAGCCCCGAGTCGCACGGCCGCCGATCTTCGCGGGGTTGCGGGAACTGCCGCGCAGGTACTGGCGGGTGACCGCGCTGCTGGTCGGCTTCGGGGTGGTCAACTTCCCCGACGCGTTACTGCTGTTGCGGCTCAACGAGATCGGCTTCGGTGTGGTGCAGGTAATCCTTGCCTATGTCGGCTACAACCTGGTGTACGCGCTGGGCAGCTTCCCGGCGGGCGTGCTGGCCGACCGGCTGCCGCGGTCGGCGGTGTTCGGTTTCGGGCTGGTCTTCTTCGCCGTCGGCTACATCGGGCTCGGGTTGACCACCAATTCCACTGCGGCGTGGCTGCTGATCGCGTCGTACGGGATGTTCACCGCATGCACCGACGGCGTCGGCAAGGCCTGGATCTCCTCGCTCGTCGCCGGGGACCGGCAGGCCAGTGCGCAGGGAGTGTTTCAGGGTGCCACCGGATTCGCGGTGCTGGCCGCGGGGCTGTGGGCCGGGTTTCTGTGGGGCGGCGACGGCCGGCTGCCCCTGCTGATCTCGGGCGCGGTCGGCGCCTGCTTTGCGACTGTGCTGCTGGTGCCGCTGGCAGTGCGGCGCCTTCGTTAG
- a CDS encoding phage holin family protein, with product MGSFLLRAAVTGLALWVVTLIVPGIRFVGGDTALQRIGIVLVVAIVFGVVNAIIKPVVQIVSIPLYIVTLGLFHVVINALMLWITAWITDHTTHWGLQIDQFWWTAIWAAIALSIVGWLFSLPLRDADRR from the coding sequence ATGGGATCGTTTCTCCTCCGCGCCGCGGTGACCGGGCTTGCGCTGTGGGTTGTGACGCTGATCGTGCCCGGCATCCGCTTCGTCGGCGGGGACACCGCGCTGCAGCGGATCGGCATCGTTCTGGTCGTCGCGATCGTCTTCGGCGTGGTGAACGCGATCATCAAACCCGTCGTGCAGATCGTGTCGATACCCCTGTACATCGTCACGCTCGGGCTGTTTCACGTCGTGATCAATGCGCTGATGTTGTGGATCACCGCCTGGATCACCGACCACACCACGCACTGGGGACTGCAGATCGACCAGTTCTGGTGGACCGCCATCTGGGCGGCGATCGCGCTGTCGATCGTGGGCTGGCTGTTCTCGCTGCCGTTGCGTGACGCAGACCGCCGCTAA
- the cobF gene encoding precorrin-6A synthase (deacetylating), producing MRTIHVIGVGAGDPDYVTSQAIRALNDTDVFFAMDKGEAKSDLVALRREICARFIDEPGYRFVELPDPKRAADGDYTQAVADWHAARAELWARAIDTELGPDGVGAFLAWGDPSLYDSTLRILDQVGRHIEFDYDVIPGITAIQALTARHRIPLNDVGEAVLITTGRRLRKTGLTGSAVVMLDGDCAFLGCPPQTSIWWGAYLGTTDELLMSGTVGDVGERIATLRAEARAQHGWIMDIYLLRA from the coding sequence GTGCGCACCATCCACGTCATCGGTGTCGGAGCCGGCGACCCCGACTACGTGACGTCTCAGGCGATCCGTGCGCTCAACGACACCGACGTGTTCTTCGCGATGGACAAGGGTGAGGCCAAGAGCGACCTGGTAGCCCTGCGGCGCGAGATCTGCGCGAGGTTCATCGACGAGCCGGGCTACCGTTTCGTCGAACTGCCCGACCCGAAACGCGCGGCCGACGGTGACTACACCCAGGCCGTCGCCGACTGGCATGCCGCCCGCGCCGAGCTGTGGGCCCGGGCCATCGACACCGAGCTCGGGCCCGACGGCGTCGGCGCCTTCCTGGCGTGGGGAGACCCGTCGCTGTACGACAGCACACTGCGGATCCTCGACCAGGTCGGCCGGCACATCGAATTCGACTACGACGTCATCCCCGGCATCACCGCGATCCAGGCGCTGACCGCGCGGCATCGGATCCCGCTCAACGACGTGGGCGAAGCCGTGTTGATCACCACCGGGCGGCGATTGCGTAAGACCGGTCTGACCGGCTCGGCGGTGGTGATGCTCGACGGCGACTGCGCCTTCCTCGGCTGCCCGCCGCAGACCAGCATCTGGTGGGGCGCTTACCTCGGCACCACAGATGAACTGTTGATGTCGGGCACCGTCGGCGATGTCGGCGAGCGCATCGCCACGTTGCGCGCCGAGGCTCGCGCGCAACACGGCTGGATCATGGACATCTATCTCTTGCGGGCCTAG
- a CDS encoding helix-turn-helix transcriptional regulator yields the protein MLPQHSTCTTGDPDTAAAFIASAWGAHGRVDGLDPDRPIRIARLEIDHVSVTEAEFPGMLNFETDQWPCYLVTEVKGGAVQIGSAARGERCAAGDVALAVRPGRSCSAKTEDAEVSLTALPPAALQRIIGDPAIHGAPGVRFTSNRPRSDAAAAQWETTVDYVTSTLTSVRCPEDASLVVGGAVSLLASTLLHVFPNTFADATHVEYPQVGAPLVRQAIDFIQVNCARDISMADIASAINVTPRAVQYMFRRHLDTTPMAYLRRVRLDHAHRDLLAADPSHDTVSAIATRWGFAHTGRFSQVYRAEFGEAPSITLHG from the coding sequence GTGCTCCCGCAGCACAGCACCTGTACCACCGGCGATCCCGATACGGCCGCCGCGTTCATCGCGAGCGCGTGGGGCGCCCACGGCCGCGTCGACGGGCTCGATCCCGATCGTCCGATCCGGATAGCGCGGTTGGAGATCGACCACGTCAGCGTCACCGAGGCAGAGTTTCCGGGAATGCTGAACTTCGAAACCGACCAGTGGCCCTGCTATCTCGTCACCGAGGTGAAGGGGGGCGCCGTGCAGATCGGCTCTGCGGCCCGGGGTGAGCGATGCGCCGCCGGTGACGTGGCGCTCGCGGTGCGTCCAGGTCGATCGTGCTCGGCGAAGACCGAGGACGCCGAGGTGTCCCTGACGGCGCTGCCGCCGGCGGCGCTGCAGCGGATCATCGGCGACCCCGCGATCCATGGGGCACCCGGGGTTCGCTTCACCTCCAACCGGCCTCGATCGGATGCGGCAGCCGCGCAATGGGAAACGACCGTCGACTACGTGACGTCGACTCTGACGAGTGTCCGGTGCCCGGAGGACGCCTCGCTTGTGGTCGGCGGTGCCGTCTCGCTGCTTGCGTCGACGCTGTTGCATGTCTTCCCGAACACCTTCGCCGACGCAACACACGTCGAGTACCCGCAGGTCGGCGCTCCGCTGGTGCGCCAGGCGATTGACTTCATCCAGGTCAACTGCGCACGGGACATCTCGATGGCCGATATCGCCTCCGCCATCAACGTCACCCCCAGAGCCGTGCAATACATGTTCCGGCGGCACCTCGACACCACCCCGATGGCATATCTGCGCCGGGTCCGCCTAGACCACGCGCACCGGGATCTTCTGGCCGCGGACCCATCCCACGACACCGTCTCGGCCATCGCAACCCGCTGGGGCTTCGCCCACACCGGGCGGTTCAGCCAGGTCTACCGTGCCGAGTTCGGAGAGGCGCCCAGCATCACTCTGCACGGCTGA
- a CDS encoding LLM class flavin-dependent oxidoreductase, translated as MRFTYAEAMIDPSFYIPLAKAVEAAGYDGMTIPDSVAYPYESDSTYPYTPDGNREFLDGKPFIETFLLTAALGAVTERLKFNFFVLKLPIRPPALVAKQAGSLAALIGNRVGLGVGTSPWPEDYELMGVPFAKRGKRMDECIEIIRGLTSGDYFEFHGEFYDIPKTKMTPAPSEPLPILIGGHADAALRRAARNDGWMHGGGTDDLDDLLVKLNRYREEEGTTDRPFEIHVISLDAFTVDGVKRLEDKGITDVMVGFRLPYIKGPDTEPLDDKIRNLEMFAERVIAKVNG; from the coding sequence ATGCGATTCACCTACGCCGAAGCGATGATCGATCCGTCCTTCTACATCCCGCTCGCGAAGGCCGTCGAGGCCGCCGGCTACGACGGGATGACGATTCCGGACAGCGTGGCCTATCCGTACGAGTCGGACTCCACCTATCCGTACACCCCGGACGGCAACCGGGAGTTTCTGGACGGCAAGCCGTTCATCGAGACGTTCCTGCTCACCGCGGCGCTGGGCGCCGTGACCGAACGGCTCAAGTTCAATTTCTTCGTGCTCAAACTGCCGATCCGCCCGCCGGCCCTGGTGGCCAAGCAGGCCGGCTCGCTGGCCGCGCTGATCGGGAACCGCGTCGGACTCGGGGTCGGGACGAGTCCGTGGCCGGAGGACTACGAACTGATGGGGGTGCCGTTCGCCAAGCGGGGCAAGCGGATGGACGAATGCATCGAGATCATCCGCGGCCTCACCAGCGGTGACTACTTCGAATTCCACGGCGAGTTCTACGACATTCCCAAGACCAAGATGACCCCGGCGCCGTCCGAACCGCTGCCCATCCTGATCGGCGGGCATGCCGACGCCGCGCTGCGGCGGGCCGCCCGCAATGACGGCTGGATGCACGGTGGCGGCACCGACGATCTCGACGACCTGCTGGTCAAGCTCAACCGGTACCGGGAAGAAGAAGGCACGACTGACCGGCCTTTCGAAATCCACGTGATCTCACTCGACGCGTTCACGGTCGACGGTGTGAAACGCTTGGAGGACAAGGGAATCACCGACGTGATGGTCGGGTTCCGGCTTCCCTACATCAAGGGACCCGACACCGAGCCGCTGGACGACAAGATCCGCAATCTCGAGATGTTCGCCGAGCGGGTGATCGCGAAGGTCAACGGCTAG
- a CDS encoding DUF2231 domain-containing protein, translating into MSTFNGLPAHVLLVHFIVVLAPLTAVLAILCAVWPAARQRLVWLVLTLSLIVTVLTPLTTDAGEWLEHKVGRSPIVHTHAELGDTMIFFSLALLVAAVLLAVAHVSAARGRSLSTVFTAGIAVFVVVVGVATIVQVYRIGDSGAQATWSQRA; encoded by the coding sequence GTGTCGACGTTCAACGGCCTGCCTGCTCACGTCCTACTCGTCCATTTCATCGTGGTTCTCGCGCCGCTGACCGCGGTCTTGGCCATCCTGTGCGCGGTGTGGCCCGCGGCCCGGCAGCGCCTGGTGTGGCTGGTGCTCACGCTGTCGCTGATCGTCACGGTGTTGACCCCGTTGACCACCGACGCCGGCGAGTGGCTCGAGCACAAAGTCGGCCGGTCGCCCATTGTGCACACACACGCCGAGCTGGGCGACACGATGATCTTCTTCTCGCTGGCGCTGTTGGTCGCGGCGGTGCTGCTGGCGGTCGCGCATGTCAGCGCCGCCCGTGGCCGGTCGCTGTCGACGGTCTTCACAGCCGGCATCGCGGTGTTCGTGGTGGTGGTCGGTGTCGCGACGATCGTGCAGGTCTACCGGATCGGCGACTCAGGGGCGCAGGCCACCTGGAGCCAAAGAGCCTGA
- a CDS encoding DUF1800 domain-containing protein: MASMSDEWSTAARLLRRVGFGTTGPQVDALVRGDWSTYVRDALDADPEADAGARNTPAPTFATLEPVGKSATMAQRKQFRQALGEQKEQLSQWWIRRMLAVQNPIHEKLTLLWHNHFATSAIKVRNAQWMLAQNQTLRALKLGDFRTLAYAMLTDPAMMDWLDAQSNTAKSANENLAREFMELFTLGHGNGYTEEDVRQGARALTGWTLHAGAAPTFVPKRHDSGLKTILGRTAAFDAVGFCDAVLAQPASPGYVSGRLWGQLAGETAPSPPALARFVDAYGPRRDLRALTHSILTDEEFVGAAPAMVNTPVEWLIGVARSLHVPVGDDREVRTLQQALQSLGQQPFYPPDVGGWPHGAVWLSTASAGIRFAVAIAMASRGDVSTVEHSAVGDRIDAAGYLIGIGRWSDRTVTALKPLTAHPPTLIAAAVNTPEYLTS, encoded by the coding sequence GTGGCTTCTATGTCGGATGAGTGGAGTACCGCGGCACGCCTGCTGCGCCGGGTCGGGTTCGGCACGACGGGGCCGCAGGTGGACGCCCTTGTCCGAGGTGACTGGAGCACCTATGTCCGGGACGCGTTGGATGCCGATCCGGAAGCGGACGCCGGGGCGCGAAATACACCCGCACCGACCTTCGCCACCCTCGAACCGGTCGGCAAAAGTGCGACGATGGCCCAGCGCAAGCAATTTCGGCAGGCGCTCGGCGAGCAGAAGGAGCAACTGTCGCAGTGGTGGATACGACGCATGCTGGCGGTGCAGAATCCCATCCACGAAAAGTTGACCCTGCTGTGGCACAACCATTTCGCAACCTCGGCGATCAAAGTACGCAACGCGCAATGGATGCTCGCGCAGAATCAGACACTCCGCGCACTCAAGCTCGGCGACTTCCGGACCCTGGCCTACGCAATGCTGACCGACCCGGCGATGATGGATTGGCTGGACGCACAAAGCAATACAGCCAAATCCGCGAACGAGAACCTCGCTCGCGAATTCATGGAGTTGTTCACTCTCGGGCACGGCAACGGCTACACCGAGGAAGATGTGCGTCAAGGTGCGCGCGCTCTCACCGGCTGGACGCTGCACGCGGGCGCGGCCCCCACATTCGTTCCGAAACGTCACGACTCGGGTCTCAAGACGATCCTCGGCCGCACCGCAGCCTTTGACGCTGTCGGCTTCTGCGACGCGGTCCTGGCTCAACCCGCGTCACCAGGCTACGTGTCGGGAAGGCTGTGGGGGCAGCTCGCCGGCGAAACTGCGCCGTCACCCCCGGCTCTTGCCCGGTTCGTCGATGCCTACGGGCCCCGCCGAGATCTACGGGCGCTGACCCACTCGATCCTGACCGACGAGGAATTCGTCGGCGCCGCACCCGCCATGGTCAACACTCCGGTGGAATGGCTGATCGGCGTCGCCCGATCGCTGCACGTCCCCGTCGGTGACGATCGCGAGGTCCGGACACTGCAGCAGGCGCTCCAAAGCTTGGGCCAACAACCGTTTTATCCGCCGGATGTCGGCGGCTGGCCGCACGGCGCAGTATGGCTGTCGACAGCGAGCGCCGGGATACGGTTTGCCGTGGCGATTGCGATGGCCAGCCGCGGCGACGTGTCCACCGTGGAGCACAGCGCTGTGGGTGACCGCATCGACGCCGCCGGTTATCTCATCGGCATCGGCCGGTGGAGCGATCGGACAGTCACTGCGCTCAAACCGCTCACCGCCCATCCCCCGACTCTGATCGCCGCCGCGGTCAACACGCCCGAATATCTGACATCGTAA
- a CDS encoding HAMP domain-containing sensor histidine kinase, which produces MSLSRRVTLATLLVFVVVLAAVVGIVYSAMSVVVDRSVGAILTEHAQFAKQLAAHDTPPQQLVSRLQSASVRTRLELGDGRVFGALDDRPLRDSTARTRTITLTAPHSAVNGARLTLQVDAPLMAQVRSRVIQILLIVAMVAVVVVLIIVPLTARIALAPLDRLVGLARSITAGRRGERLQLDRGSELGRAAEAFDEMLDALEGAEKRATDSELALRQFIGDAAHELRTPIAGIAAATEAVLAQPDDNPDPHRHRLLLALGREARHAGRLVEDLLDVARIDTGLRLACEPTDVRQICLQQAERAAISLRVPVLVDGPSAVAWADPARIGQVMANLFNNACAVTPPGKAVHTLISGLGDIITVVVYDEGPGVPAVDRERIFERLVRLDGGRNPSGGSGLGLTIARGIARAHGGDLTCRRPDPGVAGAAFELTLPAYSAATSGAG; this is translated from the coding sequence GTGTCGCTCAGCCGGCGGGTCACGCTGGCGACGCTTCTGGTGTTTGTCGTGGTTCTGGCCGCGGTGGTCGGGATCGTCTATTCGGCGATGTCGGTCGTGGTGGATCGCTCGGTGGGTGCGATCCTCACCGAGCATGCCCAGTTCGCCAAGCAGCTGGCAGCTCATGACACCCCGCCCCAGCAATTGGTGTCGCGGTTGCAGTCCGCATCGGTGCGTACCCGACTGGAGCTCGGCGACGGGCGCGTGTTCGGCGCACTCGACGACCGTCCGTTGCGCGACAGCACCGCCCGTACTCGGACAATCACCCTCACCGCACCGCACTCGGCGGTCAACGGCGCCCGGCTGACCCTGCAGGTGGATGCCCCGTTGATGGCACAGGTGCGATCCCGTGTCATCCAGATCCTGCTCATTGTCGCCATGGTCGCTGTGGTGGTCGTCTTGATCATCGTGCCGCTGACGGCGCGCATAGCCTTGGCGCCACTGGACCGGCTGGTCGGGCTCGCGCGCAGCATCACCGCCGGACGTCGCGGCGAGCGACTCCAACTGGACCGCGGCAGTGAATTAGGGCGCGCCGCAGAGGCTTTCGACGAAATGCTCGACGCTCTGGAAGGGGCCGAAAAACGGGCCACGGACTCCGAGTTGGCGTTACGCCAGTTCATCGGCGACGCGGCACACGAGCTGCGTACGCCGATTGCGGGAATCGCGGCGGCGACCGAAGCCGTGCTGGCGCAGCCCGACGACAACCCCGACCCGCATCGGCACCGGCTGCTGCTCGCCCTGGGCCGCGAGGCGCGCCACGCCGGGCGTCTCGTCGAGGATCTGCTCGACGTAGCCCGCATCGACACCGGTTTGCGGCTGGCGTGCGAGCCCACGGATGTGCGGCAGATCTGCCTCCAGCAAGCCGAGCGAGCGGCGATTTCGCTTCGCGTGCCAGTCCTGGTGGACGGTCCCAGCGCGGTCGCCTGGGCCGACCCGGCGCGAATTGGTCAAGTGATGGCGAACCTGTTCAACAATGCGTGCGCTGTCACGCCACCGGGAAAGGCCGTGCACACGTTGATATCCGGCCTGGGCGACATCATCACTGTCGTTGTGTACGACGAAGGTCCCGGCGTTCCTGCCGTGGATCGGGAGCGGATCTTCGAGCGTCTGGTCCGGTTGGACGGCGGCCGCAACCCGAGCGGTGGCAGCGGACTGGGCCTGACGATCGCGCGCGGCATCGCCCGCGCGCATGGCGGCGACCTCACCTGCAGACGCCCTGACCCTGGCGTGGCCGGTGCGGCGTTCGAGCTGACGTTGCCCGCGTATTCGGCCGCGACATCCGGCGCCGGCTGA